TGACGTCGCGACCGAGGCCGACAAGGCCAATCATGAAATCCTCTCTGAAATTGTAGCACTCGCCTCAAATCGCCTGTCGGTAGAGAAAAACGAATCGATTGTCGAAGATGGCGGCGAGGCGTGGACGGAACGCACCTCCGAGACGCACTACCCCCATATCCGCCTGCACGGCGGCGCACTTGAGGACGATCCACTGAAGATGAATTTGTGAGGATTCAAACGTTCAGAAACAGCGAGGGCAGAAACGGTTCTCTTGCCCTTGCTGTTTCTCAGGTTTTTCGTTGACCTGCTGCTACACGTACCCCTTCAAATGCCTGCCCGTCAGGGAAGCTTCGCAATCACGAATCTCTTCGGGTGTACCGACGGCGACCACCTCGCCACCACGCACACCTGCGCCGGGGCCGAGGTCGATGATCCAATCAGCCTGTTTGATGATGTCGGGATTGTGCTCGATGATGACCAGTGTGTTGCCGCGCGCCATCAGCTCCTCGAAGCAGCGCACCAGCTTGTCGATGTCGTCGAAGTGGAGGCCGGTGGTAGGCTCGTCAAAGATGAAGAGCGTGTTGCTCACGTCGGAGCGTGAGATAAAGTGCGCGAGCTTCAGTCGCTGCGCCTCGCCGCCGGAAAGCGTGCTGGATGACTGGCCGAGGCGGATGTATTCAAGCCCCACATCCTGCAACACTTTGAGCTTCTTCTGAATCGACTTTTCCGACCTGAAAAAGGTGATCGCCTCCTCGACGGTCAGATCAAGCACCTCGTCGATCGACAGACCGTTGTACTTCACCTCCAGCGTCGAGGATTTATAGCGTTTGCCCTCGCACTCTTCGCACACCGCCTCGATGTCGGCCAGAAACTGCATCTCGATCTTGACCGTACCTTCGCCCGCGCAGGTTTCGCAGCGCCCGCCGGGGATGTTGAACGAGAAGTAGCCAGGCTTCCAGCCGCGTGACTTGCTCTCGCGGGTCGAGGCGAAGAGCTGACGGATGTCGTCGAAAATCTTGAGGTAGGTGGCCGGATTGCTGCGGCTCGATTTGCCGATGGGCGACTGATCGACATGCTCGACCTTCTCGATCAGCTCGACGCCCTTGATGGCCCGGTGCGTGCCAACCTTCTCGCGCGAACCCTCTTTTTCACGGATGATACCGAGCTTGAGGATGTCGTTCACGAGCGTCGATTTGCCCGAGCCGCTCACGCCGGTGATGCAGGTCATGACGCCGAGCGGGAATCGAACGTCAATGTTGCGCAGGTTGTTCTGCATCGCGCCGGTGATTTCAATGCAGCGCGAAAAGTCCGGCGTGCGCCGCTCGGCAGGCACAGCGATCTTTTTGCGATCACTGAGATAATCGGCAGTCAGCGATCCCGTCGCCCCTGCCATCGCCGACGGCGGGCCGTGGAACACCACCTCGCCCCCGAGCCGTCCGGCGCGCGGGCCGAGGTCGATCACCTCGTCGGCAGCCTCGATGATTTCGCGGTCGTGCTCGACCACCACCACCGTGTTGCCGAGGTCGCGCAGCCGCTTGAGCAGCGCCACGAGCCGCGCCGAGTCGCTCTGGTGCAGGCCGATGCTCGGCTCGTCGAGAATGTAGATTGCGCCCACCAGCGGTGAGCCGAGCGAGGTCGAAAGGTTGATGCGCTGGAACTCGCCGCCGGAGAGGGTGTGCGTCAGCCGGTCGAGCGTGAGGTAGTCAAGCCCGACATCCATCAGGTAGCCGAGCCGCTTGTTGATCTCGCGCAGCACCGAGTCGGCCACCGAGCGGTCGAAAGGCGAAATGTCGAGCCCCTGGAAAAACTCCTGCGCATCGGCGATGGTCATACGCACGACTTCGCCGATGTTCCTGCCGGAGACCCGTACCTGCAAGGCGTCGGGATTGAGCCGCGCTCCCTCGCACTCCGGACAGGTGGCGTAGCCCCGGTAGCGACTCAGGAACACCCGGTAATGCACCTTGTAGCCTGCATCCTTTTCGATCTCCTCGAAAAATGGGCGCACGCCCTTGAAACTCCGCTCCGGAATGCCCTTCCAGACCATCTCGCGATGCACGCGGCTGAGCTTTTCGTACGGCACATCGACAGGAATGCCCACTTCGGGCGCAATGTTCAGCAACTGCTTGCGATACCACGAATACTTCTCGGAGTTCCAGCACGAAATCGCGCCCTCCTTCAGGCTCAGCGATTTGTCGGGAATGACCGCATCCTCATCGATGCCCGCGATCCGACCGAACCCTTGACATGCCGTGCACGCCCCGATGGGCGAGTTGAACGCGAAGAGCTGCGGCGACGGCTCCTGATAAACCACGCCGTTCAGCTCCAGCCGGTCGCTGAAGCGGTACTCCTTGCCTCCGGCGACGCGAATGATGGCGTGGCCATCCGACTCGGCAAAGCAGGTCTCGGCAGCCTGTGCGACACGGCTGTAAACTTTCTCATCCTTTTTGGCGGCAAACCGGTCAACCAGCACCAGCAGATTCGACAGTTCATCGCGCTTGAGCTTTTCCACCCCGGCGCGAACCTTCTCATCCGAAATATCGAGTACGGTCTCATCCTTGAGCAGCCTGAAAAAGCCCTTCTTCAAAAGATTCTTCAGCTCCTCAGCCACGGTACGATCGTGATGCTTGAGGTCGTGATGGCTGGGAAAAGGATAGCCCACATAAAAGCGCGTACGATCCTCGAAGAACCGCGCCTGCAAACTCACATCCTCAGGCGTGTGCTTCAGCACCAGCTCGCCGGTGTCGCGCGAATAGATCTTGCCGATTCGCGCATAAAGCAGTCGCAGGTAGTCGTAGATTTCAGAGACGGTGCCGACCGTCGAACGGGGATTCTTCGGAATCGCCTTCTGCTCGATGGCGATAGCTGGCGCGATTCCCTCGACGCTCTCGATCTCAGGCTTGGGCATCCGTTCGAGAAACTGCCGCACGTAGGCCGAAAGCGACTCGACGTAGCGCCGATGGCCTTCGGCATAGAGCGTATCGAACGCCAGGCTCGACTTGCCAGAACCGCTCAAGCCGGTCAGAACGACAAACCGGTTGCGGGGAATACGAACGGTGACATGCTTGAGGTTATGCGTCGAAACGCCGCGAAGCACGATGTCGGGAAGCCTTGTTTCAGCTCCATTCTCCGTGCTTGCGATGGATGTATTTGATTCGGTACGGTTCTGAGTGGATGACATGCAATGAGTGCTCTGACTGACAAAATTCCAGACGTTTCAACGAGGAAAGCCGCGTGACGACAGAACAATAAACAAAACAATCTCCGTTCCCGGAACAGATATGCCTTGCATCAACCCGAAACAGGGGCATGATAATTATGAAGAAGCGACGCAACAGTCGTTTCTGCGAGCAGTTGCTGGATTCTTTTCTGAAGGTTGAACATGTAGGCTTTGTGAGAACAGGTGGATTCAATTTCACAGTCGCAGTTCTCCTGGGAGCAGCGCATGAGGTGTGGTTCGCCTTCGATGGCCACGCCGATGTCTGCCACGGTAATCTGTTCGGCAGGTCTGGCAAGCGTGTAGCCGCCTTTGACGCCCTGCACCGAGCGGGTGATGCCTGCCTTGTTGAGACTCTGCATCGCCTTGGCGAGAAACACTTGGGAAAAACCGATTTCGGAAGCCAGCTCCTTGACCGTCACGGGTCGTTCGGGGCCTTTCATAGCAAGGTAGGAAACGGCGTGCAGGCCGTACTCGAATTTTCTGGATACTTGCAGCATAAGCGAAATAGGATGTTTTGTAAAACAGGATAAACCAACACCTGTTTCAGGAAATTCCCCGATCCGCTTTTAATTCTTGCCGGAACCGCTATATCTTGCCTTCAAAAGTCTTCAATGGGCTCCCTGCCCCAATTCGGCACAACAATGGCATCGAAAGACCGCTGGTTCATCTGGCAATTCTCGGACAAAGACGAAGCAAAAATCCGCTATCGGGAGTACGGCCCGGCTGACTCACCCCACACGCCATTGCTGTTCGTTCACGGTTATGGCGGCATGATCGAGCACTGGAACGACAACATTCCGGCGTTTTCGGACAGGTACAGAATCTACGCGATGGACCTGATCGGTTTCGGCCAGTCCACCAAGCCCAACGTACGGTACTGCCTGGAACTGTTCGCTGCCCAGATCAAGGCGTTCATGCACCTGAAAAAGCTCGACAAAATCATTCTGGTGGGTCACTCGATGGGCGGGGCGGGCAGCGTCATCTATGCGCATCTGAATCCGGAAAGGGTTCGCGGGCTGATTCTGGCCAACCCCTCCGGCCTGTATGGAGACAGCATGGACGGCATGGCCAAAGCTTTCTTCGGACTGGTCGGCTCACCGCTGATCGGCGAAATGCTTTTCGCGGCGTTCGCAAACCCGGTCGGCGTCAGCCAGAGCCTCACCCCGACCTACTACAACCAGAAAAAGGTCGATCTGAACCTGATCAACCAGTTTTCACGCCCACTTCCGGATCGAGGCGCAATGTTTTCGTACCTGTCGCCGTCGAAACGACCGCACGACTTCATGCTCGAGGGCATCAAGCCCTGCAACTACAAGGGCGATGCCTGGCTGATGTGGGGCGCGGAAGATACCGCGCTGCCACCGCACAAAATCATTCCGGAATTCCAGGAGTTGCTTCCGCAGGCAGGCGCCTACATCATTCCGAAAGCGGGTCACTGCATCCACCACGACGCGCACGAAACCTTCAACGCACGCCTCGCCCACATTCTCGGGCGTCTGGAGTGAGCTATGCTACAAGCCTGATGTGGTATTGCCGCTGGTGGCCTGCACCTTGAGGTACTTGAGCTGGGCAGGCTTCATGGCTATCTGCAAGAGGTAGCCCTCATACTCCCCTGAAGGCACCCACTGCGCGCTGAACTGAAAATCGTGCAGATCGCGCCAGACCATCAGGGCCGGGTAGACGAACTTGCCGTTACCGAGATCGAAGCCGGTATTGAGGCCCACCTGCCAGTTTCGGGAAAGCGATACTTTTGTGGCCGTATTAAGCAAAGCGGTGGTACTCGGGTCGAGGGGATCGGTTTTATCGCTCACAAGATAAAGCGACATGCGCAGCGACCACGGCAGCGACGACTTGAAATCAACAAGCTGGTCGTCCGTGAACCGCTCCCTGAAAATGGCACGCTGGATCGGTGACTCACTCTGTTTCACCAGCGACTCCCCCTCCTGATTGCCATCGACGGCCTTGTACTCCGAACGCAGGTGACCGCTGAAACTCACGCTCATGTTGAGGAATCCATTGACGAAACGCAACAGCCCCTTGCCATCGTCCATGGCCAGCTTATCCACCCGCTCACCCGTCACAGGATCGAAGCTGTAGAAATCGTAGGTAGCCCCCGCGCTGAAAAGCAGGGCTGGCGAAAAGGCGTTGCTGGAAGCCGTCACGACCAGCGGTGAAAGCGGCATTTCATCAGCCGCAAAATTGTAGCCGGACGAAGCCGTCAGTGACAGGAGCTGCGCCGTCCGATAGCTTCCGTCGTTGTTGCGGAACTTGCCGTGAATGAGGTTCTGGAGATTGAGGCCCACATACGTCTGCTCTTCCGGCACCTCGGAGTAGAGCGACTGAGCGAACCGGTTGTAGCTCACCATCGACTGCGCAACCGGATCGTAATAGGAGCGGTAATAGTCGTACTCATCGCCCCGATAATTCGGGTTATACGTGAACGTGAGCGTCGGGATAAAGGTATGTCGCAACGCCTTCAGGCCCACCAGCTTTTCCAGCGGCGGAGTGTTGAGCACGCCATACAGACGGGTCTGGGCATCGACAGAGAAGACCGTGGTCGAATACTCGTCCGGCTCGTTGACGGTAACAAGCGACTGACTGCCACTGTCATACTGCAACGTACTGTTGACCCGGTAATGGGTAAAGGTCAGCGATGGCGTCAGGTTCAGATATTTGAACAGCGTGGAGTGAATCGTAAAGGGCAACTGAACCCTCGTGCCACTCAGGTCATCTTGCGCCGTCATGACCTTGTGCTGCCCCTGAACGGTCACCCCCTGAGTGAACATCGCGCGATAGCCGGGAGCGAACTCCTGCTGGTAGTTCACCTCCAGCCCGGCATTGCCGATATAGAGGTCGTTCGTACCGTTCGCATCATCGACAAACTCCCCGCTGAAAGACAGGCTCGGCTGAATGGAAAAACGGGAACGCCAATCGGACAGCGGCGCCGAAAGCCTCGTTCGGAAGGGATAGATCCGCTCCTGATAAAGCGAAGCCGAAGCCTTCTGGGTCAAATCGGAATCGGTCAGATCATCGACCCGCTGGTATCCCAGAATGAGAGAGCGGTTCCCTTCATCCCAGCTCTTTGAGAACGAAGCGTAGGAGGTTGCCTGCCGGGTAACGATCGACTCGGAATCGATCGAATTGATATCGTAGTAGCGATTGCCGTCCAGATAGTGCAGGTTGACATCGAGCCTGGCTGTCGGGTCGAATACCTGATGGTGCTTGATACGCAGATTGCGCTTGATGTAACGGGCATAGTCCGGATCACCGGGATCATTGCGCACGATTCG
This portion of the Chlorobaculum parvum NCIB 8327 genome encodes:
- the uvrA gene encoding excinuclease ABC subunit UvrA, which produces MSSTQNRTESNTSIASTENGAETRLPDIVLRGVSTHNLKHVTVRIPRNRFVVLTGLSGSGKSSLAFDTLYAEGHRRYVESLSAYVRQFLERMPKPEIESVEGIAPAIAIEQKAIPKNPRSTVGTVSEIYDYLRLLYARIGKIYSRDTGELVLKHTPEDVSLQARFFEDRTRFYVGYPFPSHHDLKHHDRTVAEELKNLLKKGFFRLLKDETVLDISDEKVRAGVEKLKRDELSNLLVLVDRFAAKKDEKVYSRVAQAAETCFAESDGHAIIRVAGGKEYRFSDRLELNGVVYQEPSPQLFAFNSPIGACTACQGFGRIAGIDEDAVIPDKSLSLKEGAISCWNSEKYSWYRKQLLNIAPEVGIPVDVPYEKLSRVHREMVWKGIPERSFKGVRPFFEEIEKDAGYKVHYRVFLSRYRGYATCPECEGARLNPDALQVRVSGRNIGEVVRMTIADAQEFFQGLDISPFDRSVADSVLREINKRLGYLMDVGLDYLTLDRLTHTLSGGEFQRINLSTSLGSPLVGAIYILDEPSIGLHQSDSARLVALLKRLRDLGNTVVVVEHDREIIEAADEVIDLGPRAGRLGGEVVFHGPPSAMAGATGSLTADYLSDRKKIAVPAERRTPDFSRCIEITGAMQNNLRNIDVRFPLGVMTCITGVSGSGKSTLVNDILKLGIIREKEGSREKVGTHRAIKGVELIEKVEHVDQSPIGKSSRSNPATYLKIFDDIRQLFASTRESKSRGWKPGYFSFNIPGGRCETCAGEGTVKIEMQFLADIEAVCEECEGKRYKSSTLEVKYNGLSIDEVLDLTVEEAITFFRSEKSIQKKLKVLQDVGLEYIRLGQSSSTLSGGEAQRLKLAHFISRSDVSNTLFIFDEPTTGLHFDDIDKLVRCFEELMARGNTLVIIEHNPDIIKQADWIIDLGPGAGVRGGEVVAVGTPEEIRDCEASLTGRHLKGYV
- a CDS encoding Rrf2 family transcriptional regulator; this encodes MLQVSRKFEYGLHAVSYLAMKGPERPVTVKELASEIGFSQVFLAKAMQSLNKAGITRSVQGVKGGYTLARPAEQITVADIGVAIEGEPHLMRCSQENCDCEIESTCSHKAYMFNLQKRIQQLLAETTVASLLHNYHAPVSG
- a CDS encoding alpha/beta fold hydrolase translates to MASKDRWFIWQFSDKDEAKIRYREYGPADSPHTPLLFVHGYGGMIEHWNDNIPAFSDRYRIYAMDLIGFGQSTKPNVRYCLELFAAQIKAFMHLKKLDKIILVGHSMGGAGSVIYAHLNPERVRGLILANPSGLYGDSMDGMAKAFFGLVGSPLIGEMLFAAFANPVGVSQSLTPTYYNQKKVDLNLINQFSRPLPDRGAMFSYLSPSKRPHDFMLEGIKPCNYKGDAWLMWGAEDTALPPHKIIPEFQELLPQAGAYIIPKAGHCIHHDAHETFNARLAHILGRLE
- a CDS encoding putative LPS assembly protein LptD, translating into MKLARSLKLLMLLLAVQAADGLTPLRADEPERKPGDIDSTVVYTARDSLSYNFDQRTIELFGKAKVEYKDIRIEGPTITVEQSKSTAYTSASSAASGQPRELPKFTDKDGSFNAETMSYNYKTRYGSASAVTSNEELGIFSGKQIERMPSGELHIEDGTYTTCDLEEPHYWFWGKHMTIIPGDRLISRPFIMYIHPEIFNKRLPVIPIIPLPYMSVPISNKRASGFLFPRIGRSSGQGIYLSNLGYFWAINDYLDLRVDSDVSFNGSWRLGERFRYKKGELFSGRIEGEYARIVRNDPGDPDYARYIKRNLRIKHHQVFDPTARLDVNLHYLDGNRYYDINSIDSESIVTRQATSYASFSKSWDEGNRSLILGYQRVDDLTDSDLTQKASASLYQERIYPFRTRLSAPLSDWRSRFSIQPSLSFSGEFVDDANGTNDLYIGNAGLEVNYQQEFAPGYRAMFTQGVTVQGQHKVMTAQDDLSGTRVQLPFTIHSTLFKYLNLTPSLTFTHYRVNSTLQYDSGSQSLVTVNEPDEYSTTVFSVDAQTRLYGVLNTPPLEKLVGLKALRHTFIPTLTFTYNPNYRGDEYDYYRSYYDPVAQSMVSYNRFAQSLYSEVPEEQTYVGLNLQNLIHGKFRNNDGSYRTAQLLSLTASSGYNFAADEMPLSPLVVTASSNAFSPALLFSAGATYDFYSFDPVTGERVDKLAMDDGKGLLRFVNGFLNMSVSFSGHLRSEYKAVDGNQEGESLVKQSESPIQRAIFRERFTDDQLVDFKSSLPWSLRMSLYLVSDKTDPLDPSTTALLNTATKVSLSRNWQVGLNTGFDLGNGKFVYPALMVWRDLHDFQFSAQWVPSGEYEGYLLQIAMKPAQLKYLKVQATSGNTTSGL